The sequence AATTTGTCGATAGCGCTGTGTTCGGGGTGTTGCGCAATAAAGTCGAGCAATTGGGAAGCATTGCCCTTATGACGCTCATGTTCGGGCACGGCAATACGGGCAACTCTTAGCCAACGCGCGCTAAGCGCCCAGGGTTGCTGAAGAAAGTAACCAATAGCTTGTGGTAGCAGGTTACCTTTGGGGCGTCGTCTGCCCTCTAAAATATCGGTATGCAGTTCTGTAGCCAGTGGCCCTTCCTGAATAAGCCAGGCGACAGCAATGATTTCCCCGTTTTTACGTGTATAGGCCAGGCGATGTAATGAATCGCTCAATAACAGGTTGAGATCATTTGGACTGCTTTGATAATGCGCATTGAGTAATAACTGAAAACATTGACGCAGAGTGCTTTCATTCATATCAGCGGCGTACTCTAGAAACTGGCCGTCAGCAAGTCCGGGGTCGGGCAAAACGGGTGACTCATCCATAAGAAAACAGTCCGTTAACCACTGCTCTAGCGGGTCGTTTAGTGGCCAGCGCATTGGCGTATTGAGTTGATGACTTTTTATCCGGGGAAACTCTTGTTTTGCCCAATCCTGAAAATGAATTGCAAAGCCCCGGCCACAACCTTCGTAGCCCGACACCGTTGTCGCTAATAACCATGGCGTGAATTTTTCGCAAAGTTGCTCTGTTGCCCACAACGGTATGCCCGCGGCCTCATCAATAATCAGCCACTTTTCTTCTTTACTGGGCTGCTCTAATAACTTGTCCCATGCTTTGAAGGTGATGTTGGGAGCGTGTTTTAGCAAAACCTGTGCGTTCGCTTTTCTGGGAGCCGTTACAACGAAATCGACATTGGGGAACGCATTACTGACCTGACTGAGTACTTTTCCCAACAAGGTGCTTTTTCCTCTGCCGCGCTCAGCGATAATAATGTGAGTGTGTATTGGGTTTTTAGAAAAGGCCTCATCAATCAGTTCTTTTTGTAACGTCTGAAGTTCAACTATGGCGTCATCAAATTCCTTTTGGGAGGTGCTTTTTTGCCGCTTTTGCAATTGATTTTGGGGGAAGTATTTATTGGCGAGATACTGCAGCCGCTCGCGCATGGCTGAAGGCTCATGGGGAAGGTAAATAATGAGTTGTCCGCCACCGATAACAGTGCCGCATAATGCACAAATCGCGTCGGCATTAATGCCGTCGTGGCAATCAAGAAAAACGCTCTCGAACTCATGACCTAAGTAGTCACGATACCGATTGAGTTGCGCGTCGGCGTGTACATCAGTTTGAGAAAGAAGAATGCTTTTAGAAGAGCGAGCCTGGCAGGCTTGCTGCCATTGGCTCGCTGTTTGCAGCAGTTTTAGCTGTCGAAAACCGCCACGACTCATCGATATGACTCCGCCTTTAGAATAGGGAGAATCCAACAAACTTAGTCAGTACTGTGTTGATAAACACAACCGCAAGAATTAACGGAATAAAGGTACTGATTGAAATACGAACATATTTAGCAAGTAACGTATTTCTATAATTTGGATTGCCTTCTGACAGTTCATCTTCAAGCCCTTTACGACGCCAGTGTAGTGTAACAAACAAGCAGATAAGTAAACCGTTTAACGGCAATATGGTGTCGTAAAATACGTCATAAATGACGTCGAA comes from Idiomarina sp. X4 and encodes:
- a CDS encoding GNAT family N-acetyltransferase; translated protein: MSRGGFRQLKLLQTASQWQQACQARSSKSILLSQTDVHADAQLNRYRDYLGHEFESVFLDCHDGINADAICALCGTVIGGGQLIIYLPHEPSAMRERLQYLANKYFPQNQLQKRQKSTSQKEFDDAIVELQTLQKELIDEAFSKNPIHTHIIIAERGRGKSTLLGKVLSQVSNAFPNVDFVVTAPRKANAQVLLKHAPNITFKAWDKLLEQPSKEEKWLIIDEAAGIPLWATEQLCEKFTPWLLATTVSGYEGCGRGFAIHFQDWAKQEFPRIKSHQLNTPMRWPLNDPLEQWLTDCFLMDESPVLPDPGLADGQFLEYAADMNESTLRQCFQLLLNAHYQSSPNDLNLLLSDSLHRLAYTRKNGEIIAVAWLIQEGPLATELHTDILEGRRRPKGNLLPQAIGYFLQQPWALSARWLRVARIAVPEHERHKGNASQLLDFIAQHPEHSAIDKLGTSFAWEPGVASFWETNGLVPWRISHRLDSVSARPAAIYVKTASSDDASIRDIHQWAHAEHQWLSESKASIPDDLNQPHLAQLLVGAYLKERIPFDAAHFALAVFYKNKRPTDRLTTLLAMPTLSLKELASYLGCSSKQQANVKLRKDTAQLV